The genomic interval AGTGAGATGCCTTGCCCTTTTGTGATttgctgaccaccaccaccgccaaaatTCACATAGGAAAACTATGCCCTTGTTATTGTTAGCcttcagtaaacacacacacacacacacacacacacacacacacacacacacacacacacacacacacacacacacacacacacacacacacacagaagcgcgaacaaatagaatgaattcagtgaagacgttgtcaatgccataactgtccatgcttttaagaccaaactggatagatatagagacgggatactatgagattactcccctcccgtaaaccacaactaggtaaacacacacacacacacacacacacacacacacacacacacacacacacacacacacacacacacagaaagagcaATGCATTAAAATCATTTATAGATTATAGATCCACAGAATCACACACATGTAGAGAGGTATgaacattttatataatttcaagaatgtatgtaaaaaaaacaatctagGAAGGAATTAGCCATGGGAAAGTTTACCTTAATaagaaagcaaagcaaaaaTGTCTCCActgatagaaatatatatataagaattgaGTAAAATGGAAGTGTGTGGCTAGCTGTGGTGTGTCTAAGCTCCTGGGGTGCAGCAGGTTGGTCCACAaggctgtccctttccaccaggggccaaCAGGGttggggttgtgtgtgtgtgtgtgtgtgtgtgtgtgtgtgtgtgtgtgtgtgtgtgtgtgtgtgtgatgctttgcTTGAGCTTgccaggtatatagatagatagacatatagatagactaCCGCTACTGCTATTCTCCACCAGGAACCAACATGGCTGCAAGTATAAATGatgtcattcacctacggtcgtctgctggtcacccagccagccattaccctatggaaagagctcagagcttatagtgaccgatctttgggtaggactgagaccactcacacaccacacaccaggacagcgaggtaacaacccctcgggttacatcccgtacctacttgctgcaaggtgaacaggggctacacattaagaggctcacccatttggCTTGCTGCACCTTGGAtttgaacccgggccttcttgagTGTGAGCTGAGCATGCTAATCACTacactacgtgtgtgtgtgtgtgtgtgtgtgtgtgtgtgtgtgtgtgtgtgtgtgtgtgtgtgtgtgtgtgtgtgtgtgtgtgtgtgctactttGTTTAAGCTAGCCaggtacatagataaatagatagatagactaccattactactgctattccttcccaccaggggctgacaggattgagagtgtgaatgtgtgtgtgtgtgtgtgtgtgtgtgtgtgtgtgtgtgtgtgtgtgtgtgtgtgtgtgtgtgtgtgtgtgtgtgtatagtctgtagtgccttgtctgggctgtTCTGTGTGatattgctggcctggtatattaAAGAGAAGCAAGATAGATTCATGGACAAGGCAGATGAAATGGTGCTAGTGGTACTGATGTATACAAGTGATGGTTACAAAGTTTATGAGGCACATGAGAAGCTCAAAATTGTTGTAAGGAACTGGCAACATTATGTTGACAAACTGTGGATGGAGGCAAGACTGGGAAAGGATGTAATGTTGTGTAGTGAAGTATTGGAGTACCTGTCTGCACTGGAATATGATGGAATGTGAGGCAAACAGTGATGGATAGatgcacagatagatagattactagagagagaaaaatagagagagggaaatctaggaaagatatatagatagattactagagagagaaagagagagagatgataaagatagatagataactagagagagagagagagagagagagagagagagagagagagatctaataaTGCTGTTCAAATAAGTAGATAATATAAAACACTTCAGAGGAACAGCGATCATGAAAAAGCAATAATGAATGATAACAAGCAAACCAGAAACAATTGATGCATGAATATTGTTCAAATATCAAGCTTCTCATGAGTATGCTGTGCAGTTTGGAGTGGAGCTTCAATAGGCAGACAATACACaggagaatagaaaaatacattaTGAGAGGACAGTGtgaactcaaaacacacacgcctacacacacacacacacacacacacacacagatagatagatagatagatagatagatagatttattgactacacaatcatattacagcaaacaaaactaaaacaaaaactaaaatacaaaaaaatatccacagcaGTAGTCCATTAATAATTGTAGTCCACAATATtctaaatcattaaataaatattcttgcaatgcagcaaaagaactcccaaaatacaaaataaaaaaattttttctctacccaaaaatagacattaccagacacacacacacacacacacacacacacacacacacacacacacacacacacacacacacacacacacacacacacacaccacaactttagggcatcaccaccactaccactaccacagaaCAAAGCTAGTATATCAGtcagtggtattttttttattcttgttatttatttatttatttatttatttactcatttatttattattatttttgtatccagTGCATCCACCTTCACTTCAGAAAACAAGGACACTGCTTATGTGGCTTgtttatcttatatatttttggcaAGACATAAATTTGCAGTAAAACCTGTAGGTTTTACTGCAtgaaagtctgtctgtctgtctatacatatgtatgtatgaatagaGTTATGTTTaccacagtgagagagagagagagagagagagagagagagagagagagagagagagagagagagagagagagatgtgcatGTATATCTGTAACAATAGCAAGTGTGATGATCTCCCAGTATGGTTTAATGAGGTTCATAATCTTAAATGCTTCACTGCCCCATGGTGACAACTTTTCacagaccacagagatgattatccaGGTTCTCAGGGGTGTTTTTCCAATACAGACAGAATCATTATCAAATAATCACAGGAATCATTGTGACACCCTTGACAACTCTGTTAACTTTCCTAGCAGTTTGTTAACTAACTTTTTACTGCTGTTGTCATCATTTCtattaatattgataaaaacaCAAGAGCACAAGGGTTGgtacaggaagccatcaggcttacattTGGTGGTCCTTGTACAAAACGTGCTTACTTACTTTCACctattatcctcatccataaatttggcTGGTCCACTtctaaagctccttaatgactcagccctaacaacatcaaaagatatgaaaataatggagccatcaggcctacacatggcagtcctttGTATAAATAATACCTACTgtacctattttcacctgtcatccctatccatagatttactcagcactaacagtctgattactgagtctgttctagTCATCCAACACTCTCTTTGAGAGCcagttcctttttatctttttttaaatctaattgcaatgcttgaacccattatttcttgtcctatcctgattactattATAAGTAACAGTGGAGAAACATTTGAATTTAAAAAATAGTCAGGATGAAGAACTGAAGCATTTAAGTGAagcctctgtgtgtctgtaataaTGTGTCCTTATCTCTTGTTTAGATTTTGTAATACCATGTCCTATATTTGGTCCTTAATGTTACTATTATCACTGGTCTAGGTTTTATAATTCCATGCCTTATATTTCATCCTTATCTTTGGTCTACATTTTGCAACACCAtgtcttttctttaactttgtaaCTCCacatcctcatcttttcctgaCGTGTACCACCGTGTCATATCACAGGTGATGTTCGTGGCCTCCCCAGCTTCAGAATCGGTCCTTGGGCAGCGTGGACATCTCAGACTCGTGAAGGAACTGCATCTCCTGCAGCTCCATCAGCTTGCCGTGATCCTTGATGTGGGCATAGTTGGCAGCAAGACACATCAGATAGTGCACCTGTGGGaggtaaataacacacacacacacacacacacacacacacacagagtgagagagtgagtacgTATTATTGGGAACactaacctggtataagaaatgcattaaatgctcaagtaaaaaaataatgaaaataataaataaataaataagtaaaacacacacacaaacacacacacacatacacagttttgcattttcatcattCAGTCTTGTACCAAGTTAGTTTTTCATTGGAGCATGtagagaatatgagagagagagagagagagagagagagagagagagagagagagagagagtactactgGGAACACCCTAATCTGGtataataaatgcatgaataaacaaaaaaaaaaaaagactgactgaTGAACCTAACACCAGTATGAGAAAGTGTTAACCTTCaggtaaaagaaattaaataaataaataaaataacacacacaagagagagagagagagagagagagagagagagagagagagaccaacaaaaGACCATCACCACTTACCAgggaaagaatgacaagaaggGCAGAGGCAGTGGCCAAGAGACACAATATTTCTCCATTGTTGACAAAATCCTTACAGAACAGCTTCCTCTTGCCTCCCGAACACAcccgcttctcctcctcaatgGTGGTGCAGGGGAACAGAAACCCTGCAGTGGGAGAACAATTATAATGTCTGTTTATAATCATTAAGTGGACTGAGTTATGTTAGTTAATATTTGATGTTTGCATCTGAGaattttttaacttcttttctccttctttctgtcatcTCTGTTCATATACCAAAATCATGTTCTCTATTTATTCCCTGTGTGTCTTTCCATAATATATCCTTCAAAGGGGAAGACAAACCTGAAGGAGTCTTTTATTAATTCatgtcctttctctccttttctctctctctctctctctctctctctctctctctctctctctctctctctctctctctctctctctctctctctctctctctctctctctctctctctctctcttcaaagcaTCTTCCTTaagcttcacttcctcctcctcctcctcctcctcctcctcctcctcctcctcctcctcctcctcctcctcctcctcctcctcctcctctccttcttcctcctcctccttctcctctttctccttattccttatCGTCTggtctattatctctctctctctctctctctctctctctctctctctctctctctctctctctctctctctctctctctctctctctctctctctctctctctctctctctctctctctctctctctctctctctctctctcagtatgatgaaaatattttgaaaaacacaccaaagaATAGAGGGGTATGTTTCAAAGTTTGAATacagtataataataattggatGATTAATAAGTAAGGAGAAAGGACAAgggtaacaaaagaaaaacagtgcaAAAATTAATCGCTGCACaaatcgctgcacaagactttcttctttctctcacccctattctgtccacctctctaacacaggagttaaccagtattctcaatcatcaatccatcattctttgcctgaggagggaattgatGCTGTGTTGACCCTTGACAGTGACGTCCCTCATGAGGAGAATATGAATTCTACAGAACTTGCCCATAGAAAGaccaaaactgttactgctgccactaccaccactgccaccgcttCCACTGCCACCAAAAGCCCAACTGTGCAAAGAATCCTGGACCTCCTcaatgaaatggagtccaccagTCAGCTGGAGTACTCTAGCCTCCAAAAGTTCCATCTGTGTCCATTGTGTTTGGGTAAACTTATCACTGTATGAGGGGACAAGTATCAGTGTATGGTTACTATATACTCATTTGTACCTAAAAATGTCAtgtcacatcattctctctctctctctctctctctctctctctctctctctctctctctctctctctctctctctctctctctctctctctctctctctctctctctctctctctctctctctctctctctctctctctctctctctctctctctctctctctctctctctctctctattaatctcttattcccttttcttcctttcttccttccctcctatctttgtttctccctcctcctcctcctcctcctcctcctcctcctcctcctcctcctcctcctcctcctcctcctcctcctcctcctcctcctcctcctcctcctcctcctcctcctcctcctcctcctcattcattctacctaacaagaaataatggattcaagattatacccaaacgttttaaatcccacaaggccaaacattttttctttaatcgtatagtaaatatatggaataaacttcctgcagaaattgtcaacaccaatactattgaatcagtTCATCCTAAATATGTGcactttctgtttttccacagaGCAATAAGAAATTAGAATTGACTGAGAAACCAGAAAAGGGACTGCACTTGAAAaagcacaagaaccaagaaattacatcattaaatgaaatgacaacaaatctaaagtaagaatttatgtagctttcattttggtttacattgtgaaaggtaacagtaacatggatatgtttttatattgaaatctttctctgattgcatacaaatggtaccaatcaacaaataataatgtaatacttaCAAGGTGGGAATTCCAATCACTGGTAGATAAAATGAACCACCATTCTAGAGTGTACATAACTAAGGAAttaatatactggttaactatcacaccagcatgaacagaataacaacaattgttgagtagagtctgtaggaggcagggaaggaggcatgtagtcagttttagagagcagttattatgaaatcagctgtagaatattcctaagatgcaatactactggagtctgtcagcttgaagacagtttattaaagaagggaagttcatgagatataaagcctttgattattcagtttcatttccaaagtaacatttatttattggtgtgttgcttcctgtaaatagtaaagccttgacagcactgcatctctcacaccacgctgtaactgttgagagaaccataacccttagagagaggaggagggaatccttggtttatgttcagtaaagccctgtattcttgtcatggcaatgtagaatggaggcgtcattggtttatgttcagtaaagtcctgtattcttgtcatggcaatgtagaatggaggcgtcataTTGGTCACACACTGTTCTAATGTATGTGCACTTGCCACGCTGTTCACCAGGCAGGAGGCGTTGCAGAAAGAGCGCAAGATCACTGTGTTGTGGGAGAAGACAGAGTCCCTTAGTGGTCAGCTGGTGACGgtccacaaccacagccacttTGAAGAGAATGGCCTGAGCCACGACCACCTTGCTCAAGAAAATATCACGTTGACAGAGCTGATTAAAGAACTAGAAGATAAGCTCAAACTTTCAAAGGTACCACAAGTGTCTTTGTATATTAGTTTGGTTTACTTTGTAAGATTAATCATTACTGAAAACAATACATGGAGTACGTgaggttgtgtgtttgtttatgcatGGAGACAGTTTCCTTAAAAATGGGTGGAGAGTACTATGGTGCTTTAGATGTAGAAGGATGAGTGGAAGGAATGCTTGGAGTGTGCAAGGCTCAAGTGTATGCAGAAGAGCACTGACAGGAGTGTGAGGACTACTCTGTCATGACCATGTCTTTAAGACATGAACAAATGATGCAGTGTGGGaatcatgaaggtgtaaaaatgcaggatatggatgggatgctacatcagcagcttttgtcattaaggctggtaaagtgaaagatttgttaatcactttggtctttagttgatgcttctggtgaggctttcctgtttaaacttggcataatatatataaaatgatgtggcatgttaaacaagttaacttactgccttcttgtgtctttcacagatagaaatcaaagacgtcacaagacagaatagtgagctgcatgcacttatcacagagtataaagtcactccctcagaggaaaaagacaaggatggcacctcttcatgtgagaactcagaagctaaatgtgagctaccatccacatgaatatatatttgtatatcaaactgacattctccatggagggaggctttccaaagtgcacacacacacacacacacacacacacacacacacacacacacacacacacacacacacacacacacacacacacatctctgcatcaggactcaacagccagactgataaacaattacttcacccaagatgatcagctgataggattagctgtggatgagcctcctgtggtgactaggagtacaaaagccagcagctaattttgtgagctgccagtcatcatggtcctggtgtctgaggtgctgcttttgcattttcccatTCATGGGTTGAGGCcacatcacatttattcattcacagttgctcttagttatctctgttacaagtttaaatttttcctggctccacagacatttctggtgcatctaaccctctctccattgcccttctatttcccttagtcttatacccacttcttacattacgtctaattacttccattggtcattcttgtctggccctctgttgcatcaatttttcacctccaggtacagataccaaggggaaattgctgggtcaagtggctacactgacatctgaggttagcaggttggagagtgagtgcagcagtcttcaggttcagctagactgtgagagggataagtataacaaactgctgggagaatctcttgctcatgaaaagttgtctgaagatgtcataactgaaccaaaaggtaagaaagtttatattctctaataataaagcaaataatttttcctcactgatgctcaatttttttaattaataacaaaataaaagcattgttattggatttgtttattgaggctgtattaagaaaagttgagagaaacaaacttattgttttatcaggagaaacaacaagattgggaggaactgagcttGAATAGAAGCTGCAACTGAATCatctgtaaaagtgaagtggaggaagtgtttactgtttactgtatgccaattccttggtcttttaatgaagaattttatcctttttcaggtgactacatcaccatctaccAGTTGCAGCGAGGAGTGATGAAGCAGCAAGCTCGAGAACGCCAGTTAGACCTTGCCAGCCTccatcatgaatgagaggaaatgaagcaaaaccactcAGCAGGTTAGTGCTCTCATTTGCATCTCACactcttcttattcaattgctggcagattagtgatttctgctgcatctcacacacttcttattcaattgctggcaggttagtgatctctgctgcatctcacacacttcttattcaattgctggcaggttagtgatctctgctgcatctcacacacttcttattcaattgctggcaggttagtgatctctgctgcatctcaaacggttcttattcaggtgttaaccaaagtactaagccttcatatcattaccttgctctgtgatggaggctacaccatctggcatctagctgagatttaatgttgcagcaaagcttccatatgagttcatgtagagcaaaatgttttcaaatgccagggaagtagtgtaatgtaaccttccagagaaatctacccctcatttattagttaacaggagtgtttaatgtacttaatgtgattagccaggatcaagggtcaacttcttcactgaccatttagtctcaggtgatgtatctgtcctccatgagtcaccagagacacataaggtgttgtaagtgaaatttcatctattagatttattcaaaatgtgaattaacacagttgtttcctgcaggatttgatatcaaagctggtgcaggaaaaggaagcagatcatgaccttgagcagctcgagaagataagcagcgtcCTTAAGAGTTCAGTTGCTATCATTAGCAGTGTTGgtgagtagtaaaaactgagccatcttatgaagtgcaacaaaacattattattatcttcataattttcttgaaataaacagatttctgtggcatgttgctcattagcactttaatatcagataacaccagttatttatgtaatgatgtaatgtactaagtagatgaaatacaaatggcatctgctaacactcttgatgtggaacaggaaccacatgtttatggtcaataaactatttataaaaactatttatctgtgtaagataaaagcagttattattattattattattattattattattattattattattattattattattattattacatattttccttgtatttaaatattattattattattattattattattattattattattattattattacattttccttgtatttaaatattattattattattattattattacatattttccttgtatttaaatattattattattattattattattattattattattacatattttccttgtatttaaatattattattattattattattattattattattattattattacatattttccttgtatttaaatattattattattattattattattgttattattattattattatcatgcattttcttgtatataaataaaatactgtaactgattttttttttttatccatttagatctctctctctctctctctctctctctctctctctctctctctctctctctctctctctctctctctctcactcgaataaaatgactggtgaggaactcattaaagtgctaaaaattccattaaactacgagaaataagacgaataattattatttacctaataacacaaacaaggaataataaacaaaacttaagccagaaaacacgaaaagataaaactatcatatcaagaaatacgtagttttaaaaaatcatgaatatcaaataaatagctcacatataatcaataaacacgtaaggaacagtaaataaacaattaagccccttcattgcaagggccagagtcggaaagtaaaaaaaaaaaaaaaaaaaaaaaaaaaaaaaaaaactaaagtacCGAGACTAAAACATAgggaattagacaaatgacaaTTAATAAGcacataaggaataatgaataaacaaaaattaagccaggaagactattataattattgcaaggagatAGAGATAAATATGTACGTGTATGTGAATTTGAGGTTAAAATGCTCAAATGTAGCCAATAGCACGACAATAGCAGGacataagtgaaggtgttcctcaaggcagggaaggtggggggaggggggttggctataaactattggggggATAACAGTTCCAATGACTATTAAGtaatgacgcatccagtttggcgtgtgtgtatttttcgcgttgtgataatttaaaggttttctcgcgtttttattttgatttattgatttattttatttatttattcatttattttggcaggtgttatatttgttgagtgttttaagtataaCTGAggctcattgcatcaaaactccatCCATAACCTTCGTGGGACggttcaatttggcaaggttttttttcgcattttggatttcgtagtaaattatgcattttctcatatttttctttgctggtattgttttcattaaattACTATAAGATTACTGTGTGTACTTGCTTAAATATTATTGCTTCTTTATATTAGATAtcgtattaagagagagagagagagagagagagagagagagttaatctaCTGCTTGATAGCTATCATTTACTTCTCATTCCCTGAGTGAATCTGCTTAAATGCCACATTAATAAGACCTAAATTGCATTTAGGAAAGTGTACAACAGGCAGAAGTACAAGTAACATGTTATTTTGCGTTCAGAAAGACGAAATGAATAGTAAATCAACTTACGGGGTCATAACAATTACACCACCAGATAATTCACAGCTAAAAGcaacaaatacatgaataatcCTGTAGAACTCCCTTCGACTCCATATACGACTGGAAAGTTGGGGcctttccccccaccctccactaccACGCCTTCTTTTCTTAATCAGCCAGTCAAGCAATAAATCAATCCCTTCGtgaatcatacccatttccaggtgtcacccccacccctagatctctcattctgtcatgtatgaacaagtacaaagggcaagccagctgtctcttttaatattcttgcctgaaataagattacaaatgagggtctattaatcatccattaaataatccatttttattgctttctcattcttcttcctctgtgtattgttaaattggatggttatatcattgtcccttcctgtgttttagtgtgccattacctgtcctctcttccagccgatatttagtttgtactaaaatagactggcataactttacaatttatacacaaataacaacataaaccaataatgcattgatattatgcatgataggagtggacatttccactctacatcattaatgaatgcatgatgagacgcacactattacaaagctaatgagttcaatacaaacactcaataacaatttcaataactttattaaaaatagcaatctttataaatcatgaaaccaggaaactttaagaacctggggctataacatcaaatgcacaataatgcaaacactttttacacacacacacacacacactctttaatgatatttcctaatatacagtataattccaaacagagagagagagagagagagagagagagagagagagagagagagagagagagagagagagagagagagagagagagagagagagagagagagagagagagagagagagagagagagagagagagagagagagagagagagagagagagagagagagagagagagagagagagactgatgaactacctggggtcataaatgcaaagtacaggtatcagtcaggcaaagcatagtgcttgcctgtttcatatggaatgtaaaaacatggcttcatatcattccagacctgggattatggccaaaagttaccaagcagtgctgagcaaaatccagtagagtaatattcagtatcattgaattactgacaaagtaaagatcattatgtgcaatgatactcactacctaggagcatttcaggttactaccaagagtctgaccatgctggcagggatggttaggctacaacacattacatacttctccattgaaatcagtcagctgattaaatggtgagttaaaccattttgatcatgtaaatcatattaaggcattggatgagacctggacagcttgggtcaacaccatacataggtactccactactctgtgggagacacttgattgtggcaagagtcatcacaataccaaacaccatccttgacaaagcacagcatggcccactca from Scylla paramamosain isolate STU-SP2022 unplaced genomic scaffold, ASM3559412v1 Contig52, whole genome shotgun sequence carries:
- the LOC135098252 gene encoding uncharacterized protein LOC135098252; amino-acid sequence: MVMFVASPASESVLGQRGHLRLVKELHLLQLHQLAVILDVGIVGSKTHQIVHLWESNKKLELTEKPEKGLHLKKHKNQEITSLNEMTTNLKQEALQKERKITVLWEKTESLSGQLVTVHNHSHFEENGLSHDHLAQENITLTELIKELEDKLKLSKIEIKDVTRQNSELHALITEYKVTPSEEKDKDGTSSCENSEAKCTDTKGKLLGQVATLTSEVSRLESECSSLQVQLDCERDKYNKLLGESLAHEKLSEDVITEPKGDYITIYQLQRGVMKQQARERQLDLASLHHE